In Helicobacter mastomyrinus, the sequence TTGCCTTTATGGCTGAATGGAATGATTCTATCAAAAAAGGTTTAGATGATTTAAAAGCCTTGTATGAGGTGCTTGCGCTTTTGCAAATGGATAGGGATACCTATCGCGTGAATTTCTCAATCGCTCGTGGATTGGGATATTACACAGGGATAGTGTATGAAAGCACTTTAAATGCGCTAAAGAGTATTGGGAGCGTATGCTCTGGTGGGCGTTATGATAATCTTACGCGCACATTTTCTAAGGAAAAAATGAGTGGTGTGGGAGCAAGTATCGGCATAGATAGGCTTTTAGCGGCATTAGAGGAGTTAGAGTTGCTTGATAAAAAGGCAACTTCAGCCCGTGCACTCATCGTATGTATGGATATGGCATATTTTGGATACGCCCATACCCTTGCAGAATCTTTCCGCCGCTCAAAGGTGTCTATCGAGGTCTATCCGGAAGTGAGTAAGCTTAAAAAACAATTTGGATATGCAAATACAAAGGGACACGAATTTGTGATGGTGATTGGCGAGAGTGAATTTAACTCAAAAACCCTCACGCTTAAGAATATGACTTCAGGAATGCAAATGGATAATATTAGCTTCCTTAAGGCGCTTACTTTGGTGCAAGAAGATGAGGAAGCGGAGATGAAAATTTAAAGAGCCAAAAAAGGAGCAACAATGAATAGAGAATCTAGCCAGTGGGATTTAAACGCGCTTTTTAAGAGTGAAGAGCAAATGGAACGTTTTATGGTGGCAAATACGCGCAAGGCAAAGCAGTTTGCTAAGCAATATGAACAGCAGCTTGAAAGCATCGAACCTACTTTGTTTTGTGAGGTCATCAAGCAATATGAGGAGATTTTAGAAGGCTTTGGGCGTGTGATGACGTATGTGTTTTTGCGTTTTGCAAAGGATACAACGCAAGGGGATATGTATGCTAAGTATGAAATGCAAACTACACAGGCACAGAATCTTGTGCTGTTTTTCGAGCTAGAATTTTGTAAATTACCCGCTCAAAAACAAGAGGAGATTATTGCAAATGTGCCACAATATAAGTATTTTTTGCAAAAGCTTATCGAGCAAGATAGCTATCAGCTTTCTTTAGCTGAAGAGAAAATACTTTTAGCGACTTCACCTGTGGGGGTAGGAGCATTTTCACGGCTTTTTGATGAACATTTAGCTAATCTCCAATTTAAATCTCCCAAAATGGATAGAAAAAAAGCAGATTCTAAAATGGAATCTAAGCAAGATAAAAGAGCAAAAAAAGCAAAAATAAGTGAAGAGGAGATTTTAAGCCTCCTCCATCATCCCAAACGCGCGGTGCGTAAAGAAGCACAAAAAATCTTTACACAAAAGCTTAAACAATCTCGCCATCTCCTAGCCTATATACTGAATATGGTGCGCAAAGATTTGCATATTATGACGCATTTGCGTGGATACAAGCTCCCCGAATCTTTCCGCCATATCTCAAATGCCGCGACACAAAAGAGTGTAGATAAGCTCATAGATGTGGTAAGCGCACATTATGGCTTTGTAGGGGAATATTATCAAATAAAGGCAAAGCTACTTGACTTAAAGGCATTGAAAGATTATGACCGCTATGCCCCACTTGAAAGCAATGCCTGTAATTTGCCCTATGATGAAGCCTTAAAGCTTGTTTTAAAATCCTTTGGGCACTTTAGCAAAACTTTTAAGGATATTGCATTGAAGGCATTAAACAAGGGTTGGGTAGATTCTCACCCTGCACCACATAAGCGAGGGGGGGCATTTAGCCACGGAAGTGTGCCTAGTGCACATCCTTATGTGTTGCTTAATTACACAAATTCACGGCGAGATGTATTTACAATCGCCCACGAATTCGGGCATATGGTGCATCAAGAATTATCTAAAACGCAAGGCTATCTCAATATGGATACACCTCTTACCACTGCTGAAACCGCCTCTGTATTTGCCGAAATGTTACTTTTTGACACGCTAAAAAATACTCTTAGTAAAGAGGATCTTATCCCTCTGTATGCAGGAAAACTAGAGGATATTTTTTCTACACTTTTTCGTCAAGTGGTGATGACGCATTTTGAACGCAGAATCCACGCTCAAGGCGATGAGCTAAAGCCTGAAAATT encodes:
- a CDS encoding M3 family oligoendopeptidase, producing the protein MNRESSQWDLNALFKSEEQMERFMVANTRKAKQFAKQYEQQLESIEPTLFCEVIKQYEEILEGFGRVMTYVFLRFAKDTTQGDMYAKYEMQTTQAQNLVLFFELEFCKLPAQKQEEIIANVPQYKYFLQKLIEQDSYQLSLAEEKILLATSPVGVGAFSRLFDEHLANLQFKSPKMDRKKADSKMESKQDKRAKKAKISEEEILSLLHHPKRAVRKEAQKIFTQKLKQSRHLLAYILNMVRKDLHIMTHLRGYKLPESFRHISNAATQKSVDKLIDVVSAHYGFVGEYYQIKAKLLDLKALKDYDRYAPLESNACNLPYDEALKLVLKSFGHFSKTFKDIALKALNKGWVDSHPAPHKRGGAFSHGSVPSAHPYVLLNYTNSRRDVFTIAHEFGHMVHQELSKTQGYLNMDTPLTTAETASVFAEMLLFDTLKNTLSKEDLIPLYAGKLEDIFSTLFRQVVMTHFERRIHAQGDELKPENFDEIWREENERMFGSSLKLSKNYDGWWCYIPHFVHSPFYCYAYSYGQLLVLALFGLYKSQQTPQSREKFIQKYTQFLSLGGSKSPKELVSAFGLNLESDKFWLIGMGEVQKMLEEFKELVNAKDSIFSGI